AAAACCcaggaccaggttttagttAAGGCGTTTAATCATCtgttataaacatgccttagaaaagatgctactggtgtgtatcttgagacaaatcaatggtaCTGGAAATATTTTAAGATCAGCTCAatcatgtgttttagtctaggactagccttaagcctgGTCTGTGAATCTGagggaaatgtttttaaagcacTTGTGTGTTTATTAATTGTACTAGGCCTTCATTAAATTCAAAATTGCagttaaaagtaaaaatgtaacaaattgtATGCACAAAGTATATCTATTGTTGAAGCCTCGATTTGTATAATGTCAGGCAGAATTATTcattcttcttctttttttttttgcagcaacTTTATTCCACTTGCCAACACATCAAGCAGTTTCTCCGAATAAACCTCAGAGCGCCACAACTACCACAGTCACATCATCCAGCCCAACAAGCCTAACAGAGCCAAAAACTATAATCACCGTACAAGCCCCTACGTCTCTGAGTGGCAAGACAGTCACGCTCACTGCACCCAAGTCAATCTCATTCAACAGCCTtccatccactattaaagttgcCCCAAGTTTTCTAGGACAAACTGGCACTTGCACGTTACGAATTCTTGCTCCAAATGCTGTTAAAGACCCTGGAATTGCCACTCCAACCTCTTCCTCTATCCTCTCACAAGGTGGCTTTACATTGCTCAAGCCTATGAGTTCAACTCCACAGAACCAAGAGTCCTCAAAGACCATTGTTTCAGCCACCTCAGATTCAACAAACAGTCCTGCCATTCAGGTCCAAGGATTGGTTGACTTGAGTAAGCCACCCGAGATGGTTTCTACTGTGAATACCTGTGACGTTACCAAGACGGCTGAGCATACGGCAGAAGATGTATCACAGCTTCCATCCTCTGCCGCCACTTCTCCAAAACCTACACAGTGTTCTGGAGATGGTTCTAGCTCTTCGCCTAGTGAGCCAGGACAACAGGAACGTTCTGGTTTGGCAGCAAATCCCAGTTTGAAAGAAACCGAGTTGGACGCAGGCAAAGAAGAAAGGGGGATCAGTTCAGACGAATCAGAATTGACTGACGACTCTGACTTGTACAGTGAAGATGACGAAGATGACACAGACAGTGTAAGAACTTGAGAGTAACTTTAGCTTTGTAATTGGTTTTTGTTTGgactttgtatatttattatttgttttattactgATGTATCACAGGATTCTTATACAGAGGACGTGGATGTGGATTCAGAGGTTAAAGATCATGCAGAGGTGGAGGTTGATATCGAGAACTTTGAAGAGTCTACAGAAAAGATTAATATTGAACTACTAAGGAGATCGGCCAGAAAGAATAATCCACTTCAAAGGTAAGACAAAGCAGCAACATGTGATTGACGTTCGGATTATATGGAAGTTTGCTTTTCCACACCTACATCAAGAAACATGATacattaaaggtgacatagaatgattgaacggggtatttatccttgttctgtgatgcgacatgtagacaaaaatgtttttgtttgggtctgttatgccttagaagcttcctaaaaacctctctcaaatAGCTCTAGGGTGGGGGgatttaaacaagtggttttgcacctatttggctccccctactggcttaacttgcaatctcattactgattggctgactttgctgccactctaaaaatgtagccaattattttaaagtgaaggggcagggagatgcctgtgatgtcataagaatcagtttttcagattgggctgttttctggctgacatttctaaaagaggaatttctatgagactgagatgtttagaatGTCTtaaactttttgtatgtttgtgaatgcgggtagactaccattattcaacaaagacaaggtaaaaatggtttttcattctctgtcccctttaaatagaCATGTTTCTTTTACTCTTCTATTATTTGCCAAATGTTGTTTCCCTCACACAAAACAGCACAGCTTAACCTATATGTTTTGGTTTTTGTAGCCACCCAGAGGATGTTATTGAGAGAAATAAGATCAGAGTAAGTATTAGCCATCTCATTTCTAAACTCACATGAACTTTTATTCATCTCTGTTAACGTTAGTTGATACAAGTATTGTTCATTTTAGTTTAAACCTTAGATTTTAAGTATGTATTAGGGGTGAGTGTTATCAACTTTTTAAcgttaaatgttatttttgatTGAATAATGCTATTGGTTAATATTTTAACCAATAATTGAACACATTCATTCAGATAAGCATTTACAGCACATATATCTATAGTACTGTTGTTCAAATAAGCGTGTTATGTTGGCCGCTCCCACTATGGGTCAGTAGTAAATGTGAGGTAAATAGAGATCATTGAAGAAGAAGAATAGAGTGTTAAGAGCAGATTGAGCTAAAATGAAGCACATGTAGTGCTATTTTGAAGTATTTAAGGATATACCCATAGATACATTTAATAGTCCATAGGGCTTTTAAATCAATTCTTTTATaatcctctctctctttctttttctctctctctctccctttctaTCACCCTCTCTTTCTGCTGAGGTAAGTGTGCGTGTGCATACagcacattttatatttttgtacttGGACTGCTGTTTAGTTCTTTAGGATGTAAAGCGCTCAATCATCATGTTAAAAAATGCCACATTGCGTTTTAAAGCTATAATGCACTTTTTAATGCAAGGCTTTTACCATAAAGACGAGAAAGAGCCACAACAGTAAAAGTGTGAGGGAGACAGATTTCGAAGTGAAGTAATATTGAAAATTGAGGATGCAAATGCATCATGATGCATCCTGATATCAGATTAAATCGAATACTTAACAATTCGAATTGAATttagagcgatgatcaaaacatacacagagtttgaactgtttgccctaaggggatacttccaggttttataagatgggtaagagcgccacctggtggataatagcagaaatatggattgccggtaaaactcatcattggcagggaagctttttctcttaattgatgcgttaacttgtcaatggtggggaaagagttaagatggCTACTCGCGGAAAAGCTACCGTCTACCTCAACTTTCAAATTACGCTGCAACATGAATAGATGCTCACAATTGTGTTGGGGCGGTGCCACCAACTCTACATTTAAATTCTACATAGTTTATGTGGCACATTTCAGCAATACATTCctaacatttataatatgtTTAGAAGATTTACTTCACAGGGACTTGAATTCAATTATAATTTAATGCTATATCTTATCGTTTAACAGTTAATGATCGAGGAACGAGCATCGGTTGTCAGTCAAGAAAAAAAGTCAAAAGAAGCATGCCTagtatgtattagtaaatgtcgAAATTCAGATTTAATGAAATAATAATTAAGCATAAAAAATTTTATTGGTTAagattagggctgcacgataaatcgcatgtgatAGTCGTGCGCGTCTCGTCGGTAAAGTCGGTTATTGCGATATTTCCCCTCTTGTCAGTGGCCTGCACAGAGTTGTAGTTCACTGACAGGAGGGGAAATATTGCATTCATAATCGCAGATGATTCGCCTACAATTATAAATGCGGTATTTCCCCTCTTGTCGTGGACTATGGCTCTGTGttgtaaatgccgctccatctgaaagcagctgatggcgatttattactaatcaaggaaccggcattgcCGCCGCGATGCGTGTGGCAGTCgcatgcgattaattgtgcatcCCTAGTTAAGATCGAAATTAAGATTtacttaaattatattttaataatataatcgTATTGGTTAATGGTTAATGATTGATTAACGAGCATCGGTTGTAACGATTCTGTTTGGTATGCTTCTCAATGAGTTATGGTAAAATGCTgttacatccaaaagccagagggcgctctcgtgcaaaaaactaaatatgCGCTGCAGAACAAGAAtcataatgctgcgttcacaccagccacggtagaggcgtgaagcgcgagtgatttcaatgttaagtcaatgtgaagtcGCAGTaacgcgtgtctggaggtcttgcggcacAAATGAGGCATTTAGTGTGGTAGACGGGATTCCGACTCATTCGGAAACATTTTAACTTtaaccgcgttaaccaatcaggagcttactctagtagtgacgtgattacaggaagcgagcggagtcgcagaagcctatggaagaccctcccatgacgcgaatttccgcgtgaatgtctcaatggcaaaaatttcatgcgcgaatgatgcgagtaaactcaaaatgttcaagcggcaaattAGACGCGTAGACGCGAaattgatgcctcaaacgcggctggtgtgaacccatggtTAGACaggcagctccaggaaatgtataagcatatttatattgctgttctttaaacctttttaggtattttcatgatgataaagaatatttataatgtttgtttgatgagtgttgctttttcaaatgcatgttataaacgagtgattttagattgataaggatttCCTACTGTTAAAAAAGCCGTAGTACACGAAagagctgtgcataatatcgcATTTTGATTTAGAACTGATTTCGGACAGGAATTATTATTGTGTATCGCAAATTATCCTTAGTTGTCGGTcatgacaaaatgtaaaatgtgcCTCCCTTgtatgtattagtaaatgtcaaaattaagaTTAACCAAGAATAATACGAGTTGCAATATTATCGTTTGTTCATATTAACAAATGGAaactttttatttaagttttttatgaaaatatctttaaatgtttAGTACATTGTGTAATGCTACTACTTTTTCGTCAGAAGGTTCATCAGGAGAGAGCGAGGCGCTGTTCTTTGAGAGAATGCTTTCACAACCTTAACTTACTACTCAAGTATCCTTCAGTGCCACGCTCCAAAATGAGCATCCTCACAATGGTCTGTTCTGTCTTTCATAATAGTTAAAATGTACAATTCCATTGGAAAAAGTGTGAATAGtgttttataacattatttttCTTACATATTTCAGAGTCGAGAAGAGATTGAATCTCTAATTCGGCAGGAAGGGCTGTTAATGAAGAAAAAACACAAGTTGGAAAAAAAGAGAGACCGATACTTACAGATGCTTTCCATATTGTCTGGTAAGAGACTGATCATGCCTTTTGGGTAAATGTAGTCACATAATGTGAATGTTAGTTGTGAACAATGCAGTTTTTTTTGCTAACTCAAGGTATTATATGTGCTTTTTTTACAGACAAGAGTGTACAGTCCATCAGCGAGAAGGTTAAAGAAATCAGTGCAAAACAGAAAGCTCTGGAGACCCAAAATCAAGTAGGAGAGATGAAGTCTAAGCTTAAGCAGAGGAGGCCCAAACCCAGTACTAAACCCAACAATTTCCATAAATTTATCAATACCAGTAGAAAAGCGCAAAATGTAGCACCGGCAATCGATGTGAACAATGTTTTAAATCCCACACATTCTCCCTCCAAGCCAATGGACTTGAGTCTTAAGAAACAGAGAAGCGATGAAACATCTGACGGTGTAATAGAAGTTGATTCAACTTCAAAACCTAAGGAGCTTGACGTTAGCAAAAACACTTCTACAATCcctgttaaagagaaaagtaaCACATCTCACCCTATTCAGCGAGTCGCTAATTCCACTTACATTACATCTGTGCCTGTACCAATTCCTATAAAACATTCATCGATACTACGCGAGAAAACGCGACCCAACATCCTCTCACGCTCACAGATCACACCAGTGTCTCCAGTCAAAGATCCTCATGTATCAAACGGTTAGTCCTACAGAATATGTACTGTAATTGTTGACCTGTTTAAGAATTTTGGTTTTGAAGTTATAAATGCTGAATATCTTCTGTGCTTTTTTAGTGTCTATTCCTCAAGTGATCCCTCTGGTCAACACCATGGTACCATGTAATCAAATCTTAACGCTAAGCAAGCCTCTTCAGCCAGTGGGCATCGCATCACTTGGGCCACATCAGTCAACCACACCAGGTTGGTTTCTAATGGGAAGTACCCCATTATTTAATCACCTTCAAGCCAACTGAGATGCATATCTCCATCATCCTTTAGACGACCATAGtttgttattttagaaaatgtcccggctcttccaagctttataactatggtaatgcaggattGTAAGTGGGCgaggctttatcagtgtgacatcacattaagaAGAGAATCAAAACGACTTTGTCTAATTAGACTGCTTTAGTTTTAAggtgattaaaaaacaaggagcGGGTGAGTTTTTTCATCGTAGGGTAGTTGTGTTtaactgccaacacacattatgtccaaagtggattttgcataataggtgccctttaaatatGGACCTTTTATGGACCCTCAAAAGACCTTTTTAACCCCCTGAAGCCAGCCCATTTGGATTACTTATGTAAAGGACTGATGCACATTAtgggcttcaaagtcagaaATTTTTCCGTGGTCCCTGTTCACTACCATTATAAAACTTGGAAAAGTCAGGACATTTACTGAAATACTTCaaattgtgtttgtgtgaagCACACGtgtgcagggttcccacaggtccttgaaatccttgaaagtttgtgaatctgggtgggaattcaaggccctgggaagttcttgaaaatatacatacatagatacaggtcattgaaagtgctggaatctattttatgcaagaagttttctgaaaaaaaatccatattattccctgtgtagtgtaggataatatcataaaaatttcagactttttaaaatgttcgcttttaatgcttttatcttctgtatgcgaatgttgattcataccaaaatgcttttttgcttttttttgtttgacacatgaaaacgtcttaggttacgtatgtaactgttgttccctgagaaggaaacgagacgctgcgtctcccttgccatacttcctgcgttcCTGTTACGCCGTCTTTggtaatatttcagatagcaatatacttcctggctcccgcgtcaccctgtctttgacGTTAAGCCTCACCACTGGTTgcatttgatatacacattcagacacacttcccctggaggcgtccccaaagtgtcaccgcagtgacgcagcgcgagttccctcaaaagggaactgtaataatgtatcttaaaatgtaacacgatgtaaccttgctctcacttgaaatgtgtcccaacatttagtccttgaatttgagggtattagacctggaaagtccttgaaaggtccttgagtttatagttaactaaggtgtgggaaccctgtgtgtGTCCGATGGCTTGAGGGTAATTTTTGGGGTAATTTAAATTTTTCGCTAAAATAATCCCTTTAAAGTTAGTCATTTAATAACCATTCACACTTTTGTTGGTACAATTTTATTTAGGTGTAGCATCAGTGTGCATATCAGTGCCTGCAATGCCTCAGCCACTCGGAGTAAAAAATCCCCTTCCGATGTTGCAGCCTCAGTTTATCAACATTTCAAACAGCCCTGTTAAGGTTAACACACACGGTAAGTTTATATTTCTAGGACTTCTTTCAAATGGTATTACTAAACTACAAGATGTACATAATTCggcatcattttttatttatctccagTTGAATCTATCAACCTTCCAAACATCGCCAACGTCATTTCTCTGGTTCCACCAGTTAACAGTCTGGTAGTACCACAGCAGGTTGTGCTTAAACAGATCACAGACACTACATCAGCTGTCCAGGCACAGCCCACCTCCGAGCATCTGCAGAAACCTCATCTTCTTTCAGAGGAAAGAGAAGCAGGTGAGATTCAACCCAAGGATTTAACCAAACAACCCGCAGGAGGAGATGTGGTGACTACATCCAACCAACAAGGATCGGACAAGAAGAGTCAAGAGGACAGCAATGATCCAGAAGATGAAAATCTGATGTCTTTGCTAGATGAACTTGTTCTTCTCAGTCAGCAGTTAAGCAATGACTCCCCCGAACCAACAAATGAAGATCCGGGTGAGGAAACCTTACAGTCTGAGCATCAGGAAGATACGGACCGGGATGATGATCGCGCACTGAGCCCCTTATTCCTAACGCTCGATGAAGATCTAATGTCTCCGGACTCCTCCAAAGATGAAATCGATGATATCCCACCCAAAGTAGATGACTTGGTCAAAGTCATATTTGGGTCAGATTCACCAGTTTCGTCTGAATCTGGGGTTACAAACGTTCATAGTCCACAACCTTCAACATCCATTGCAAGTGATGGTCTCATTCCACCTCCTCTATTGCACATGAAAGCTGCAAGCGGGGCCGTGTCGGTTCACCCTGCCAGCGAAGAGGTGACGTGGCGGCCGATGCCTAAACTGGTTCCTTTGGGGTTAAAGACTCAGGATGCCGTTGTAAATAAAGTGACTGGTTCGGACTAAAAGGCGCATGATGTTTAGACACCCCAATCAATGAACTGGGTATAGCTGCTGCTCACTTTAACATGCCTATAGACAAAGTAGgagtttttttatgtatttattatctTAAAAGTCCTGCTGCAGTCCTGTTGGGCCTCTGGAATTTCCAAAGAAGCTTTCTTTTTGTTTACTATTGACCAGCAGGTTAACTGTAATTTGACCAGCAGGTTGTCTCTGTTTTTGCTGTGTCCATTTAATAAAAAGCTGCTTTTGTAGATTTTTACTTATCCTGGCAGTTGTAGTTATTGTTGTGAAATCCGTTTACTTATTTTAACCTCCATATTGGAGCACGTTTAGAGTAAATTTTAACGAACAATAAGCCtctttaaacaggaaaaaatgtTGTCCCTCTTTAGCGCATAACGTAAAGGAAACTGTGTGAAGGTGATACTGCTCCTAATTGTCCGCATTGGGCTTTATGTAGGATCATTAGGTGGATTTCTGGGTGACCTTTATCAGGAATAATTGAATTTGCCCAGTGACTTTTAACAGAAGAAGCATTTCACCCTTGACTTTATCTGCTAATGACCATACACAAATGTCATTGTCCTTGCATCTAGCTGAATCATGCATCATTAATtaggctttttaaaaattaatgcatatTCTAATTTCTATATATATACTCGTCGTGAGGgccttaaatatttaatatgtcGGACATTGAACAGAAAACATTTTGCTATTAAAGGAAAGTAAGTAGCAATACCGGCATTAAAACGGTGCACCATTTGATTTTAACAGTGTCTGACGCACTgcagttttgtttttgtgttccCCAGTTAGCTTTTATAAGTATTCAAAGCATTTTATGTACAATTATGACATTTGAAATtactgtaaacaaaaacctCAACTTTCTGCTCGTGCTTTGGCATTGTAAAAGGATTTTAATGTTGTTAAACCGCAATTGTTAAGTGTCTATTAAAGAGGCAGCCCGGAGTTTGATCATAAGAAATGTAGTATCCCTATGCAATTTTTCGTGTTTGGTGTAGGAATAAATATCTGGAGGAAATGAGTACACTAAAGCTTCGTAGGAAAACAGGCTGGATAACATAAGATGCAATGAATGTCgtgttgtatatattttatgctACACTGGTTTATTTTGTAAATTAGTTTGCATTTTGTTATGTGTATATTGTATTGGTGTTACAGATTTCTTGGACATTGTAAATATGTAATATGTACTACTTTGCAGACTGCTATACTGTtttaaaatacttatttttttatatgctaTAAATCAGTGTGCTCTCATCTTTTTGTGAAAGGGATAGGATgctgtatttacatttaagtcaaTAAAAAATGTGTGAAAAGACTTGTGCGTGTTTTTATAATCTCTGTACAAAGATGTATTTTTGCTGCATTGGTTTGAGGGATGCATCGATAGATTGGCCTATAATTGGTATAGGCAGGAAaaaaagctattttttcacTGTCGGACATCAGCCGTTTAAAAACAGTTGATGATTAGGGCAGATTATAGCCTGGGGGcagttgttcaaaagtaatccaTTTGGATTTCGGCTATCGTATTGGATCAGAATTTCAAAATGGGttgttcaaaacaaaaaatggatTCTGAATTTGGATTGGATCACAAAATCCAATCAAGGTTTTTATCTGGATCAAATTGTCACTTTGTGTTGGTCAAAAAATTTTGTAAGATTGGGATTTGTTTGATTGTTGAAATTTGTTGAaattttgttcagtttaatcCTTATAATGATAAAGTATATTCAAAGTATAACATTGGGCTACCATTTAAACCTTCCATTCAATTAAGAAAGAAAAAGTCAATATAAATCCCTCCTATAGCAGACAAtaacaaaccaaaatatttaAGGCAGTTGTTTTAATGTAATCCATTTGGATTTTGGCTATTGGATTAGATTAATATTTCTAAATGGGtggtttttaaaacaaaaaaatggatTCTGAATTTGGATTGGATCACAAAATCCAATTTAGGTTTTGATCTGGATCAAAACGTCACATGTTGTTCAAAATTTTTTTGTAAGATTTGGATTTGTTTGATCCCAAAACGTAGGATGATTCTGATCCAGCAGAAGGGTGGATTTCaggaacaaaaatgtaataaaaataaaaatataaaataaaaacttcaaAAACTTGTAAAGGTACAGTCTACAACAGAACATTTCTATcatgtaatatttataaatgtatattttttgttggATATTTTGCTCTTGATTAGTTCAATCCTTATAAAGTATTCAAACACTGGGCTACCATTTAAACTTtgtaatcatttaaaaaaagaaaaaagtccATATAAATCCCTTATGCAGCAGTCAATAGCAAACAAagaatatttaacatttaattttaacaaagtAATCTTTAACTTTAGCTGTCATTTGGCACAGTACCGTATATGGATTACAATCACAATGAACAGACCAAACAGTCAAAGTAGTTTTAACAACCGGCATCTCTACATGTGTAAACTATTGGACATTTAGCCTCTTTAtgacttaaaatgcatgtttcaatgtgtttgtgtataatcTATATTTGTTACTCTTTTGTGGGCCAAAAGAACAGACTGAATGTTGAATTTAAAAAGTATGGGAaagttgtgttgttttattgtcTTCAAGTAAAACACTTAGTGACCTGCTGTTTTTCTACATAGCTAAGACATGTGaacccatagatatgtataaaggctagatgtgttacggctgAGTCTCTAatgtcatcacctggcggccatcttaccacaggcagctcgctcactcgtagcatagagttttaatggtgcaggtactttttaaaattttctaccaattttcaaacagtttggtttcttacagacgttattaacgtggctataattctggatgctttaacatgtttcatgaaattttttgtttataacaaaccaaaccgcctaaaaatcagtagaaaactaagcaagttatggtcacgtaaaagtacctgcaccactACAACTCAACGCTACCAGTGAGCGAGCCGCCCGcggcaagatggccgccaaatgtgGATGtcccactcaattggccagcagcgccggcgagacatctagcctttatacatatctatgtgtGAACCCATTTAGAACACTAGTAATCCAGGCTTGCTAATCTAAAAAAGTGTGTATTCAATccaatttttcttttaaaaaaaccaGGACAAAAGTGAGATGGTTTGCCTGATCCTTGATAGCAAAACATGGAATTTCCAAATCTGGATAATTTTGATCCAGATTAACTGGTTATTAATTTCAATTAAGTATCAATGACAACAGAATTGCAGTGTGTACACTACTACTAGAATTtcatgacatcatttgaaacgagTAAAACGCTAAATTATTGGTATCGGCATATGTCATTCCAAGTAGTCTAATATTGGTAATTTTGTAtaggtgcatccctagtttaaagCCAGTTTACGCAATTTTACTCCGATTTTTTTGGCTAACTGTCATTTTTGTAGTTCACACTTTGTATTATACCCGAGCTGCAAACGAATTGGCATTTAATACTGTCTCTAGAGTCTCTATCACGTGGTGATCACTAAACCCTGCTAGTAACAAACTCCCGAGAGAGAATAACAACAGGGTTCATATATGGCAGTTGAATGGGTCAACTCAAAGCTTTTTCCACTTTGTCAAGGTAAGTTTCATCCATTCTTTCATGGACAtttcatgcatgtgtgtgtttattaaatACTTAAAGTATTAAAAGTTAAGGTGATCGAAGagccatttttggctgaacaaAAGATATAAAAGAAATGGTTCTCCTAAGAACCTCTGACTGAATGGTTTTTGAgaaacaaaaatggttcttctatggcatcgctttGAAGTACCTttcaagcacctttattttaacaAGTGTATTGATACTGTAATCATTACACAATATTGAATTGACAAAATCTTTTTCAAAACGTGTGTAACAAATTTTGCTTCTCTCCAAATAAGCTACAGGGTATAGACGTGAAAAGAACATGTCTTCTGTAAACACCAGTGCTGACTGGTCTTTGTCAAAGAACTGCACATATTCCTATGATCTCGCTTTTCCTTTGGTTCCCTATATGAACTGTCCCTCCAATCGCAAGTATGCTGTAAAGGTCATACCTCTTATCTTCTGCGTACTATCCATCCTCGGAACATTTGGAAATCTCTGGAGCCTGTGGGCTTGCCTGCGGCCATCCCAGCCTTGGAGTATAGGATCCATAGGTGTCCTGAACCTAGCTCTGTGTGACCTCGCCTATCTGGCCTCTATGGGACCCTGGACTGTCTACATCTACTCTGACTATCACTGGAAAATGGGCCGTTCGTTATGCATCGGGGTGAAAATCTTATACTTTGTCGGTTTGACGTCTAGCACCGTGTTTATATGCGCCATCAGCACCGACCGTTTCCTTGCCATCGTCTTCCCGTTGGAATCCAGAATGATTCGCACTACAAGGAACGGCGTGTTGGTTTCACTTCTGCTGTGGGCTATCATTGCCTTACTCATTTATTTCAGCTATCCTAACATTTTATTCTGGGTGAGGAAGGATGGTCTCCATGTGTGTGGAGCTGTTATGATATCTAGGTTCAGGACCA
This is a stretch of genomic DNA from Misgurnus anguillicaudatus chromosome 7, ASM2758022v2, whole genome shotgun sequence. It encodes these proteins:
- the LOC129417002 gene encoding S-geranylgeranyl-glutathione receptor P2RY8, with translation MSSVNTSADWSLSKNCTYSYDLAFPLVPYMNCPSNRKYAVKVIPLIFCVLSILGTFGNLWSLWACLRPSQPWSIGSIGVLNLALCDLAYLASMGPWTVYIYSDYHWKMGRSLCIGVKILYFVGLTSSTVFICAISTDRFLAIVFPLESRMIRTTRNGVLVSLLLWAIIALLIYFSYPNILFWVRKDGLHVCGAVMISRFRTTEATYNLMSYYSIQVSVPLLIIIPSYMKIIARMKQLRQQWGPGNMQTRDKTICLIGVFIANFLVCWVPGQLLHIVAFIIYFILDDCSNICWVAWVVNILTEVSQILYCLNACLDPLIFYMQQRHRELLPKEALANCCRKIIKRCKKQELGGPTGEPFTVIQKHNGKHPK